The Thermodesulfobacterium sp. TA1 sequence AGCAGGCATTCCTTGTTCGGAAAGGACTTTAGCTTTATTTATGGCTAAAATAACGTCGGTTTCTTCTAAAGAAGTGGTATAAGAAAGCCCTGCCTTGCCGTTTGGGTTTAGATAACGTACCGTAAGATTTTGGTCTTCATATCTTTCTTCTAAGAAAACTTTCCCTTCTCTTTTTTCTAACGATTTTCCTTCCTCTTTTTCTATCCAAAACTCAAGCCCTGGGTCTTTAGACACAAACTTAGTTAAACTTTCTAAGTTCATAATTACCTATAAGTTAGCTAAAATTTGTTTTCCTGCAAATATAGCCGTATTGCCTAAATATTCTTCTATCCTTAAAAGCTGGTTAAATTTAGCAACCCTTTCCCCTCTTGCAGGAGCACCTGTTTTAATAAAGCCGGTATTAAGAGCTACTGCCAGGTCTGCGATAAAGGTATCTTCTGTTTCTCCTGACCTATGAGAAATCATACAATTCCATTTATGTCTATAAGCCAGTTCTACTGCCTCGATAGTTTCTGTAAGGGTTCCTATTTGGTTAAGTTTTATAAGCACAGCATTAGCAAGTTTATTTTCTATCCCCCATTTTATCTTTTTAGGGTTGGTAACGAAGATGTCATCCCCTACTATTTGAACCTTATGGCCTATTCTTTGGGTGATTAATCTGAAACCTTCCGGGTCTTCTTCAGATAAGGGATCCTCTATAAGAATGATCGGATAGTTTTTTACCAACCTTTCGTAATATTCTACCATTTCTTCTGTAGTAAATTGTTTGTCTATTCCTTTTAGAAAATAAACTTTATCTTGATAAAGTTCTGAGGCAGCCACATCCATCGCTAAGGCAACATCTTCTCCTGGGGTATAACCAGCCTTTTCTATAGCTTTTATGAGGTATTCTAAGGCTTCTTCAGGAAGTCTTATTTGAGGAGCAAAACCTCCTTCATCGCCGATAGAAGTGCTTAAGCCTTCTTGTTTAAGAAGGCTTTTTAAGGCATGGTAAACTTCAGCCCCCATCCTTAAAGCCTCGGCAAAGGATTTAGCCCCCCAAGGAGCTATCATAAATTCTTGAAAATCTAAAGGATTGTCTGCATGCACCCCACCGTTTATCACGTTCATAAAAGGAACAGGTAAGGTTCTAGCCCTTATTCCTCCGATGTAAGCAAAAAGAGGTATCCCTAACTCATCTGCGGTAGCTCTGGCACAAGCTAAGGAAACACCTAAAATGGCATTAGCTCCTAATTTAGATTTATTTTCTGTGCCGTCAAGTTCACACAGAAGCATGTCTATTTCAGTTTGTCGACTCGAATCAACCCCTTCTAACTGAGGAGCGATGATTTCATTTACATTAAAAACTGCCTTTTGAACACCTTTTCCAAAAAATCTTTCTTTATCCCCGTCCCTAAGCTCAAGGGCTTCATACTTTCCGGTAGAAGCACCAGATGGTACTGCAGCCCTTCCATAAAACCCATTTTCTAACCAAACCTCAACCTCTAAGGTAGGATTTCCTCTGGAATCAAGAATTTCTCTTGCCTTTATCGTGGCTATTTTACCCATCGTAACCCTCCTGATTATTTTTGTAAAAGAAAGCTTTAATTTCTTCCCAGTAGACTGGTTTAGTTCCTACTTTGCCGACCACAATGCCTGCGGCGATGTTTGCCATTTCTAAAGCTTTTTCTAAAGGAAGTCCAGCGGTATAAAAAGCCGTTAAAGATGAAATCATCGTATCTCCTGCCCCAGAGACATCATAAACCTCCTTAGCCTGGGCAGGTAGATGTAAACCTCTCTTTTCTGGTTGGACTAAAAAGACCCCATCTTTCCCTAAGGTAATCACCAAGAAATCTAACCCAAATTTTTCTATTAAAGCCTTACCGGATTCTTCTAAATCTTCTATAGGAAGGTCTTCCTTAAGGGCTGTTTGTTTAAATTCTTTAAGGTTTGGAGTGATTGAGGTTGCCCCTTGGTATTTTCTCCAGCTTACACTTTTTGGGTCAACCAAAACAGGTTTACCTGCTTTTCTTGCTTCTTCTATCAGTTCTCTGCAAAACTCTTCTACCATTAAGACCCCTTTGGCATAGTCTGAAAGAATTACTGCATCTACTTCTGGTAGTAACCTTTGATAGATTTTTTTTAAGCTTTCTATCAATTGAACGTTTAAAGGGTCTTTTTTTTCAAAATCAACCCTTAAAAGATGCTGAGACTGGGCTATAATCCTGGTTTTTAAAGTAGTAGGCCTTTCTTGGTCTTCTACTATTCCTTGAGTTCCTATCCCCTGTTTTTTAGCAAGGTCTTTTAATATCTCACCTTTATCATCCTTACCTACTATCCCTATAAGTTCAACCTGTGCTTTAAGACCTCTAAGGTTAGCGGCCACATTAGCCGCACCTCCTAAGCTATAAGAAATAGACCTTAGGTCAAACACCGGTACAGGTGCCTCAGGGGAAATACGGTTTACTTCACCTGAAAAATAACAGTCTAAGATTAAATCTCCTATCACCATAATTTTTGTGTTTGCAAGTCTTTTCTCTAAATCGTTTAAAAAAGTTTCGTTAAACTTTAGGGTCATGGTGAAAAAAGACTATCCTTTTTTTTCTTTTTGTGGTTTTTCTGTAGCCTCTTTTCCAGATGGTGGTTTAAGTAAGGGCAAACCCGCCAGTTCTCTTATTTGGTTTTCTATTTCTAAAGCTAAAGTTTTGTTTTCTTTAAGTAATTTTCTTACGTTTTCTTTGCCTTGCCCAAGCCGTTCTCCTTTATAAGAAAACCAAGATCCACTTTTTTCTATAACGTTCATCTCTACCCCAAGGTCGATCAATTCGGATTCTTTGGAGATACCTTCTCCAAAATAGATATCAAACTCAACCTCTTTAAAAGGAGGGGCTAATTTGTTTTTTACCACCTTGACTTTTACTCTATGTCCTAAAGCTTCTTGTCCTTCTTTTATCGAACCGATTTTTTTAATTTCAAGTCTTAAAGAAGCAAAAAACTTAAGGGCCATTCCTCCTGGAGTGGTCTCTGGTGGCCCTCCATAACTGAAGCCACCACCTATTTTCATCCTGGTTTGATTGATAAAAACTACAGAGGTGTTGCTTTTAGAGATGGCAGAAGTAAGTTTTCTCATAGCTTTGGACATAAGTCTTGCCTGTAATCCCACCTGCTGGTCTTCCATTTCTCCTTCTATTTCAGCCTTTGGTACTAAGGCAGCTACTGAGTCTACTACGATAAGGTCTACCGCCCCACTTCTTGCCAGCACTTCAGCTATTTCAAGCGCTTGCTCCCCTGTGTCTGGCTGAGAAACCAGTAGGTCTTCTATGTTAACTCCAAGCTTTTTAGCATAATTTAAGTCTAAGGCATGCTCAGCGTCTATAAAAGCAGCCACTCCTCCTTGTTTTTGAGCTTCAGCTACCATATGAAGGGCTAAAGTAGTTTTACCTGAAGCTTCGGCACCATAGATTTCTGTGATTCTACCTCTGGGAATGCCTCCTATACCGGTAGCGATATCAAGACTGAGAGACCCAGTGGGAATGACGGAAACCTCAATTTTTTTACTCTCCTCTCCCAGCTTCATTATAGAGCCTTTACCAAACATTTTTTCTATCTGAGTAATAGCTGCTTCTACCGCTTTTTTCTTTTCTTCAACGTTCATAAAACTACCTCCGTTTCTTTCTTTTCTTTATCATACCATAAAAACTTTTTTGAAAAAGGTGTAAAACCTTATCTAAAAATCTTTTAATTTTTAGGTAAATACTTATAATTTTTTTAATTATGGATTATTATCAAAAACACATAGAAGAGGTTTTTCAACTTTTAAATACCGGGCCTGAAGGCCTATCAGAAAAAGAGGTCCAGTCAAGGCTTGAAGTTTACGGAAAAAATCTTTTAGAAAAGAGAAAAAGAAAATCCCCCTTTCAATTATTTATAGGTCAGTTTAAAGATTTTTTGATTTTTATTCTTATTTTGTCTGCTCTTATTTCTGGTTTGATGGGAGAATTGATAGATACCATTACCATAATGATTATTCTTTTGGTAAACGCCTTTATCGGTTTTATTCAGGAATATAGGGCAGAAAAATCCATGGAAGCCCTTTCTAAAATGGCTTCTCCTTATGCTGTAGTAATAAGAGAAAATAAAATCAAAAAAATCCCTGCTGAGGAGCTTGTCCCTGGAGATATAGTTTTACTTGAAGCAGGAGATATTGTTCCAGCAGACCTGCGACTTTTAGAGGCTTATCAGCTTAAAATAGACGAATCCCCTCTTACCGGAGAATCTGTCCCTGTTTTGAAACAGACTGAACCCATCTTAGAAAAAAGCATACCTATTTCTGAAAGAAAAAACATGGCTTTTAAAGGAACACTTGTTACCAATGGAAGAGGGAAAGGGGTTGTAGTTGCTACAGGAATGAATACAGAGCTTGGGAAAATTGCCAAAATGGTTCAGGAAGAAGAAACA is a genomic window containing:
- the eno gene encoding phosphopyruvate hydratase; translation: MGKIATIKAREILDSRGNPTLEVEVWLENGFYGRAAVPSGASTGKYEALELRDGDKERFFGKGVQKAVFNVNEIIAPQLEGVDSSRQTEIDMLLCELDGTENKSKLGANAILGVSLACARATADELGIPLFAYIGGIRARTLPVPFMNVINGGVHADNPLDFQEFMIAPWGAKSFAEALRMGAEVYHALKSLLKQEGLSTSIGDEGGFAPQIRLPEEALEYLIKAIEKAGYTPGEDVALAMDVAASELYQDKVYFLKGIDKQFTTEEMVEYYERLVKNYPIILIEDPLSEEDPEGFRLITQRIGHKVQIVGDDIFVTNPKKIKWGIENKLANAVLIKLNQIGTLTETIEAVELAYRHKWNCMISHRSGETEDTFIADLAVALNTGFIKTGAPARGERVAKFNQLLRIEEYLGNTAIFAGKQILANL
- the rfaE1 gene encoding D-glycero-beta-D-manno-heptose-7-phosphate kinase, whose protein sequence is MTLKFNETFLNDLEKRLANTKIMVIGDLILDCYFSGEVNRISPEAPVPVFDLRSISYSLGGAANVAANLRGLKAQVELIGIVGKDDKGEILKDLAKKQGIGTQGIVEDQERPTTLKTRIIAQSQHLLRVDFEKKDPLNVQLIESLKKIYQRLLPEVDAVILSDYAKGVLMVEEFCRELIEEARKAGKPVLVDPKSVSWRKYQGATSITPNLKEFKQTALKEDLPIEDLEESGKALIEKFGLDFLVITLGKDGVFLVQPEKRGLHLPAQAKEVYDVSGAGDTMISSLTAFYTAGLPLEKALEMANIAAGIVVGKVGTKPVYWEEIKAFFYKNNQEGYDG
- the recA gene encoding recombinase RecA, whose product is MNVEEKKKAVEAAITQIEKMFGKGSIMKLGEESKKIEVSVIPTGSLSLDIATGIGGIPRGRITEIYGAEASGKTTLALHMVAEAQKQGGVAAFIDAEHALDLNYAKKLGVNIEDLLVSQPDTGEQALEIAEVLARSGAVDLIVVDSVAALVPKAEIEGEMEDQQVGLQARLMSKAMRKLTSAISKSNTSVVFINQTRMKIGGGFSYGGPPETTPGGMALKFFASLRLEIKKIGSIKEGQEALGHRVKVKVVKNKLAPPFKEVEFDIYFGEGISKESELIDLGVEMNVIEKSGSWFSYKGERLGQGKENVRKLLKENKTLALEIENQIRELAGLPLLKPPSGKEATEKPQKEKKG